The following coding sequences lie in one Notolabrus celidotus isolate fNotCel1 chromosome 6, fNotCel1.pri, whole genome shotgun sequence genomic window:
- the LOC117815014 gene encoding retinol dehydrogenase 11-like, with protein sequence MQSLIAIRSFVTHYPKTIALVTVTGVGLFGMKKWMAGGVCYSKARLDGKTVLITGSNTGIGKETAVDLARRGARVILACRDMDRANNAAEEVKKRSGSDKVVVKKLDLASLESVRELAKDVLASEERLDILINNAGVMSCPKWQTADGFEMQFGVNHLGHFLLTHCLLDLLKKSAPSRIVSVSSLAHERGQICFDDINQEKDYRPWKSYSQSKLANVLFTRELANKLQGTGVTTYSLHPGVIRTELGRHFWPSMALWKRVVYTPLMFFIKSPTEGAQTTIYCAVEESLQNQSGLYYSDCAPKTAAPQGLDDEAAKKLWDLSAVMVGLT encoded by the exons ATGCAGTCCTTAATAGCGATAAGATCCTTTGTTACCCACTATCCTAAAACTATTGCTCTGGTCACGGTCACAG GAGTGGGACTCTTTGGCATGAAGAAATGGATGGCAGGAGGGGTGTGCTACAGCAAAGCCCGATTAGATGGAAAGACCGTCTTGATCACTGGAAGCAACACTGGAATTGGCAAAGAAACTGCTGTGGACCTGGCTCGAAGAG GTGCAAGGGTCATCCTGGCCTGTAGAGACATGGATCGAGCCAATAACGCTGCAGAAGAAGTAAAAAAGAGGAGTGGAAGTGATAAAGTTGTTGTCAAAAAGTTGGACTTGGCATCTTTAGAGTCAGTACGAGAGCTTGCAAAAGATGTTTTAGCAAGTGAAGAGAGGCTGGATATTCTCATTAATAATGCAG GTGTTATGAGCTGTCCAAAGTGGCAGACTGCGGATGGTTTTGAAATGCAGTTTGGTGTTAACCACCTGGGCCACTTCCTTTTAACACACTGCCTGCTGGATCTCCTGAAGAAGTCAGCCCCGAGCCGCATTGTCagtgtctccagtttagctcATGAAAGAG GTCAAATCTGTTTTGATGACATAAATCAGGAGAAAGATTACCGCCCTTGGAAAAGCTATTCACAAAGTAAACTAGCTAATGTTCTCTTTACAAGAGAGCTGGCCAACAAGCTACAAG GTACTGGGGTTACAACATACAGCCTTCACCCTGGAGTTATCCGCACTGAGCTTGGGCGACACTTCTGGCCTTCAATGGCCCTGTGGAAGAGAGTGGTATACACACCACTCATGTTCTTCATCAAGTCTCCCACAGAGGGCGCTCAGACCACCATCTACTGTGCTGTGGAGGAGAGCCTGCAGAATCAGAGTGGACTGTACTACAG CGACTGTGCCCCCAAAACAGCAGCCCCTCAGGGTCTGGATGATGAAGCTGCCAAGAAGCTGTGGGATCTGAGTGCCGTGATGGTTGGTCTGACATAA
- the ankrd34c gene encoding ankyrin repeat domain-containing protein 34C produces MADILELRTDGNSLLKAVWLRRLRLTRLLLEGGAYINESNERGETPLMVACMSSHIDQQSVSKSKLVKYLLENKADPNIQDKTGRTSLMHACIHKAGYEVVDHLLSNGADPSLEDRSGASALVYAINADDKETLKLLLDACKAKGKEVIIITTDKSPSGTKTTKQYLNVPPSPELDEKSSTAYCTSPSDIDVTASPTPEQEQPNTVFSFQTKLKTSSSASKLANGPTSPTRRPGNPKRARLPQLKRLQSEPWGLIAPSVLAAAAHEESRKASSDEDVVAGVNGLSLSKRSALSRQSSVDGKDSIFPLVGEQASKMKTSQSLPLTSKASYEKTLCQHQPLARRSTVPTEQESSGSCSSGPVTLRDTMHRRRLGNDHYDSDSQLYSDSAMLDSPKMPVERRKLNTSPLALLTSSRESLDSNVSPSSPSTAHRRVPGLLERRGSGTLLLDHISHTRPGHLPPLNVNPNPPIPDIGASSKPSSPLATGIRSIAPVAPNTPKRGGLKSKKKLVRRHSMQVEQMKQLSDFEELAH; encoded by the coding sequence ATGGCAGACATACTGGAGCTGCGGACAGATGGAAACTCCCTCTTGAAGGCCGTGTGGCTCAGACGCTTGAGACTCACCAGGCTTCTGTTGGAAGGAGGTGCATACATCAACGAGAGCAATGAACGTGGGGAGACGCCCCTCATGGTTGCCTGCATGTCCTCACACATTGACCAGCAGAGCGTAAGCAAATCAAAGCTGGTGAAATACCTGCTGGAAAACAAGGCAGACCCCAATATACAGGACAAAACAGGCAGGACGTCTCTAATGCACGCCTGCATCCACAAGGCTGGATATGAGGTGGTGGATCACCTGCTGAGCAATGGAGCTGATCCCAGTCTTGAGGACAGGAGCGGGGCCTCCGCCCTTGTCTATGCTATCAATGCAGATGATAAGGAGACACTTAAGTTGCTCCTGGATGCGTGCAAAGCTAAGGGCAAGGAAGTCATCATTATCACCACAGACAAGTCACCATCAGGCACAAAAACTACCAAACAGTACCTTAATGTCCCCCCATCACCAGAGCTAGATGAGAAGTCCTCCACAGCATACTGCACCTCCCCCTCTGACATTGATGTTACTGCATCTCCCACACCTGAGCAGGAGCAACCAAACACGGTTTTCAGTTTCCAGACAAAGCTGAAAACCTCCTCTTCAGCTTCAAAGCTGGCCAATGGGCCCACATCTCCAACACGTAGGCCTGGAAACCCAAAACGTGCCCGTCTGCCTCAGCTGAAGAGACTGCAGTCAGAGCCTTGGGGGTTGATTGCTCCCTCAGTCCTGGCCGCCGCCGCCCATGAGGAAAGCAGAAAAGCCAGTTCGGATGAGGATGTTGTTGCAGGGGTAAATGGACTTTCTCTCAGCAAAAGGTCAGCTTTATCTCGACAGAGCAGTGTAGACGGGAAGGATAGCATCTTTCCACTGGTGGGTGAACAAGCCAGCAAAATGAAAACCTCACAATCACTTCCTCTTACCTCTAAAGCATCATATGAGAAAACTCTGTGTCAGCATCAGCCACTGGCTCGACGCAGCACTGTGCCAACAGAACAGGAGAGCAGCGGCAGCTGCAGCAGTGGCCCTGTTACTCTGAGAGACACAATGCACCGGAGACGCCTGGGGAACGATCACTATGACTCAGACTCACAGCTCTATTCCGATTCTGCCATGTTAGACTCTCCCAAGATGCCAGTGGAGCGAAGGAAACTAAACACTTCTCCGCTAGCTTTGCTGACCAGCTCCAGAGAATCTCTGGACAGTAATGTCAGCCCATCCTCTCCAAGCACGGCACACAGGCGAGTACCTGGCCTCCTGGAGAGGAGAGGCTCAGGCACCCTGCTGCTGGACCACATCTCCCATACCAGGCCCGGCCACCTGCCCCCTCTTAATGTCAACCCCAACCCTCCCATTCCCGACATAGGGGCAAGTAGCAAGCCCTCTTCACCCTTGGCCACAGGCATTAGATCCATAGCTCCAGTAGCACCAAACACACCAAAGAGAGGCGGCCTCAAGTCCAAAAAGAAACTCGTGAGAAGGCACTCTATGCAAGTGGAGCAGATGAAGCAGCTCTCTGATTTTGAAGAGCTGGCTCATTAG